The following are encoded together in the Candidatus Babeliales bacterium genome:
- a CDS encoding superoxide dismutase, with translation MQKTATRAARTFVEQRYPYSLPALPYAYNALEPHIDEATMNIHHTKHHQAYINSLNEALEKHPEFQNKSLVDLLAHFESLPDSLKKAVENHGGGHANHSMFWLIMSPQGGGQPDGKLAQAINDAFGSFEDFKKLFIEAAKTRFGSGWAWLCVDGNNNLVVTSSANQDNPIMEGLIPVLGLDVWEHAYYLKYQNKRIDYVNTWWNVINWQQVAEYYAKAMQK, from the coding sequence ATGCAAAAAACAGCTACACGGGCGGCCCGCACCTTTGTCGAGCAAAGGTATCCGTATTCATTGCCAGCCCTGCCGTATGCCTACAACGCACTTGAGCCGCACATTGACGAAGCAACTATGAATATCCACCACACCAAACACCATCAAGCGTACATCAACAGCTTGAACGAAGCGCTTGAAAAGCACCCTGAATTTCAAAACAAATCACTAGTTGATTTGTTAGCACACTTTGAAAGCTTGCCAGACAGTTTAAAAAAAGCGGTTGAAAATCATGGTGGTGGGCATGCAAACCATTCAATGTTCTGGCTGATTATGTCTCCACAGGGCGGCGGACAACCAGACGGCAAACTGGCACAAGCAATTAACGACGCATTTGGTTCATTTGAAGATTTTAAAAAATTGTTTATTGAAGCCGCAAAGACACGTTTTGGGAGCGGTTGGGCATGGCTATGCGTTGACGGTAACAACAATTTGGTGGTCACTTCAAGCGCTAACCAAGACAACCCAATCATGGAAGGTTTAATTCCCGTGCTTGGCTTGGACGTGTGGGAACATGCGTATTATTTGAAATATCAAAATAAGCGCATAGACTACGTTAACACGTGGTGGAATGTGATCAACTGGCAACAAGTTGCTGAGTATTATGCAAAGGCAATGCAAAAGTAA
- the mvk gene encoding mevalonate kinase produces the protein MTQGGYGKIIVFGEHFVVYGLPALVFALPQQTRAHAKIISQPSYVVDQRVFAHPSLVCSPEQLTRFLTALTTFFKISYQLEVTLSGDLVVMSGGVGSSAAAAVATVRALNDTLNLNLDECAVNNAALQAEKLAHGNPSGIDNAAATFGGSFVFEKEKGRTSVVPGTTLHCVLIDSGMRSQTSTVVAAVQNFRATQPHNFERLCRDYSKLFTLGLRACQQGNLTALGMCMNMNQQFLRQLGVSNAHLENIISLTLGAGALGAKITGAGAGGVVVALTKNKQQQHNVATALRSHGYFVTCFTFALPLHNTQQLVAS, from the coding sequence ATGACGCAAGGCGGGTACGGTAAAATTATTGTGTTTGGCGAGCACTTTGTGGTGTACGGCCTGCCGGCGCTGGTGTTTGCGCTACCGCAACAAACGCGGGCGCATGCAAAAATTATTTCGCAACCTTCATATGTCGTTGACCAACGCGTGTTTGCGCACCCGTCGCTTGTCTGCTCGCCAGAGCAACTCACTCGTTTCTTAACAGCACTCACTACTTTTTTTAAAATTTCCTACCAGCTTGAAGTTACGCTTTCTGGCGATTTAGTGGTTATGTCGGGCGGTGTTGGCTCCAGCGCTGCTGCTGCTGTGGCAACGGTGCGTGCACTTAATGACACACTCAATCTTAATCTTGACGAGTGCGCCGTTAACAATGCGGCACTGCAGGCTGAAAAACTAGCACACGGTAACCCGAGCGGTATTGATAATGCTGCGGCAACGTTTGGGGGCTCTTTTGTTTTTGAAAAAGAAAAAGGGCGGACGAGTGTGGTGCCCGGTACAACGCTGCACTGCGTGTTGATCGACAGCGGCATGCGCAGTCAAACAAGCACCGTGGTTGCAGCTGTTCAAAATTTTCGCGCAACGCAACCACACAATTTTGAGCGTTTGTGTCGTGATTATTCTAAGCTTTTTACGCTTGGTCTGCGTGCCTGCCAGCAAGGCAATCTAACTGCGTTGGGCATGTGCATGAATATGAACCAACAGTTTTTACGCCAGCTTGGTGTTTCTAATGCTCATCTTGAAAATATTATTTCTTTAACACTTGGCGCTGGCGCGCTTGGTGCCAAAATTACTGGCGCTGGTGCTGGTGGTGTGGTAGTTGCACTGACAAAAAATAAGCAGCAGCAACACAACGTTGCTACTGCTTTAAGATCGCACGGTTATTTTGTGACGTGCTTTACTTTTGCATTGCCTTTGCATAATACTCAGCAACTTGTTGCCAGTTGA
- a CDS encoding OB-fold domain-containing protein: MFSNSPIINWRLYPQRYRLEGTQCTVCSQKFYLKKYLCPCGSITFQPILLRHQATLLSFTQVTHAPREHKMYEPYCVGLVQLVDGPRIMTQLADVDFEELTVGMNLVAALRKYYVSGANGIIHYGLKFVPESRA, encoded by the coding sequence ATGTTCAGCAACAGTCCAATTATTAATTGGCGCTTGTACCCACAGCGCTACCGCCTTGAAGGCACGCAATGCACGGTGTGCAGTCAAAAATTTTATTTAAAAAAATATCTTTGCCCGTGCGGCAGTATCACGTTTCAACCAATCCTTTTGCGCCATCAAGCAACGCTGTTGTCATTTACGCAGGTAACGCACGCACCGCGTGAGCACAAAATGTATGAGCCGTACTGCGTTGGGTTGGTGCAGCTGGTCGACGGCCCACGCATTATGACGCAACTGGCCGATGTTGATTTTGAAGAGTTAACCGTTGGTATGAATTTGGTTGCGGCGCTGCGCAAATATTATGTTTCAGGTGCCAACGGGATTATTCATTACGGCCTTAAATTTGTGCCGGAGTCTCGTGCATGA